A window of Tautonia plasticadhaerens contains these coding sequences:
- a CDS encoding foldase protein PrsA, which yields MSDLARRSPAPAALALGLALGLAPAPLAIGQAPPSPPRSPAPAAPPANDPVVATFEGGTITKSEVLDFLGQYAIQPDRQGEVYEQAVNALVNQELLASFLQQQNVAVTGPELDAEVAKLSEQLQQSGQGTLNSLLAEMGLTEMELKERMMTGLRWSKYLQSRADEATLRSYFEQNKDLFTGTAVKASHILARVEPDASEGQKEEARQKLAELKKKIDAGELDFAVAADQYSEDPSNQEAPDGGNIGYFGKRGQVIDAFADAAFALEVGEVSDPVETDYGYHLIKVTDRREGQEVTFEQIREAVLSTYGDEIQEQLLDQARASAKLDIKPMPEDFFPAVPTTTPGSTLAPAPAAAPAGPGR from the coding sequence ATGTCCGACCTCGCCCGACGCTCCCCGGCGCCGGCCGCCCTGGCGCTGGGCCTCGCCCTGGGCCTGGCCCCGGCCCCCCTCGCGATCGGCCAGGCCCCGCCCTCGCCGCCCCGGTCCCCGGCCCCGGCCGCCCCCCCGGCCAACGACCCCGTCGTCGCCACCTTCGAGGGGGGGACGATCACCAAGTCCGAGGTGCTCGACTTCCTCGGCCAGTACGCCATCCAGCCCGACCGCCAGGGGGAGGTGTACGAGCAGGCCGTCAATGCGCTGGTCAATCAGGAACTGCTGGCCTCCTTCCTCCAGCAGCAGAACGTCGCCGTGACCGGCCCGGAGCTGGACGCCGAGGTCGCCAAGCTCTCCGAGCAGCTCCAGCAGTCCGGCCAGGGGACGCTCAACAGCCTGCTCGCCGAGATGGGGCTGACGGAGATGGAGCTGAAGGAGCGGATGATGACCGGCCTCCGCTGGTCGAAGTACCTCCAGTCCCGCGCCGACGAGGCCACGCTCCGCTCCTACTTCGAGCAGAACAAGGACCTGTTCACGGGCACCGCCGTGAAGGCCAGCCACATCCTCGCCCGGGTCGAGCCCGACGCCTCCGAGGGGCAAAAGGAGGAGGCCCGGCAGAAGCTCGCTGAGCTTAAGAAGAAGATCGACGCGGGGGAGCTGGACTTCGCCGTCGCCGCCGACCAGTACTCCGAGGATCCCAGCAACCAGGAAGCCCCCGACGGCGGGAATATCGGCTACTTCGGCAAGCGAGGCCAGGTCATCGACGCGTTCGCCGACGCCGCCTTCGCACTCGAGGTCGGGGAGGTCTCCGACCCGGTCGAGACCGACTACGGCTACCACCTGATCAAGGTCACCGACCGCCGGGAGGGCCAGGAGGTCACCTTCGAGCAGATCCGGGAGGCCGTCCTGAGCACCTACGGCGACGAGATCCAGGAGCAGCTTCTCGACCAGGCCCGGGCCTCGGCCAAGCTCGACATCAAGCCGATGCCCGAGGATTTCTTCCCCGCCGTCCCGACGACCACTCCCGGATCGACCCTCGCCCCGGCCCCCGCCGCGGCCCCCGCAGGGCCCGGACGCTGA